DNA sequence from the Nicotiana tomentosiformis chromosome 3, ASM39032v3, whole genome shotgun sequence genome:
TGAATccacaccccccccccccttctgGATTTTCATTCGTTTTACATTCTTTCTACTTCTCCTGAATTATCTGTAAAGAGAAAAGATACCAAAAGCAGCATAAAACAAGAGGTCCTCTTCTTGGATAGGAGCATTAACCATGCCTACTAATCTAAAGCAAGATTATGACAAAAAACTTGGTAAGTTAGTCAGTTAAATTTCATCATGATTACCGTAGTAAACTCCATATATTATATATAGGTGAAATATATATGAACCCCCAATGGATATATATAGAAttaatttattcatttatttatGTTGGGCTTCAGGTTTGAAGATGTTAGTATGTcatgtagaagaagaagaagaaaaaattgaACATGTTATTTTAACAAGATGTCAGATTCTCATTCCCATGTTTGGCAGGTACGCACTATATATAATGCCTGCTTCGCGCTCTACTGTGTTTTCCTACCAAATAATAACAGGCAGTCGGGTCAGACATAAGCCGATAAAAAACGAGTAATGCAAAAATGAATAAAGTATTTGACCGGGCCCATATTTAATATAGATAGAAATTGGTTAACCAACGGataatataatcacttttgagaaaatttttagtctcccaaacttgaagaACCTCCAATTTGGGTCTTTGCAAATGTAGAAGTTAAACTCATTATCCATTGATTATCTATTTTTTAAATGGATAATAGGGATCTTATTCATATTTaatctatttttaaaaagttcattttGCCACCACTAATTGTACTCTTCTTATCTGTGTTCACGAAGATGCACATAACAACTTTTGTCTAGTTAAGATTGAACACCAATATGAAGCAAATAATACAATTGCACTAGAATTGTTTGATATAGATGAGATTTCTTCGCCCTTAATCTAAGATCTCGGTCCGATCCTTGAGAATAACTCCTAATAGGGAACACTCCATTTGAGACTGCTCGATAACACGAATTTTAATCAGTCAGTAACTTATTTTCGAATATcgaattgttaaaaaaaaaaaataaataaaggagaGAATTGTTGGCTTGTGTCTATGTTTACTTTGTACTTCTTTACTTAGAAATTATGGAAATCTCTGTGACTATTTTCTTTTTGTTCAATAAGGTTTCCAGTTTTTCTTTACAAAATTCCCAAAAGGAGGATTTAATTTTTGCAAATCTCTTGTGTTACTCCAGATGTACTCCTTAAGACTCTCCGCAATCTGATTGTCTAATTTTCTTTATAATGTTTAATCGAACTTTTGAATTGAAATTTAATGTGAATATAAGCATGTCCAAGAAATACTTAttcttattatatttttttggtacatttgttattttattttgctGCGAAAGCGTCGCTATAGTCTCTCTCAATTTGTTACACTCTTGTTTTTTGGTTTCTAAATTGGTGTCTAGTATTTGCTTTGAAACCTTACTAGTTCGATTTTGCATAAAACCGTTCCGGGCCACTCTGGGTAAAGCACTTCTTATCAAAAGGATCCTCCCTCTGAGAATAAAAATTTACCCGCATCGAACGTTTAAACTAAACCAATAAATATATAACACATGTCTTTACAATTATTGTGATATCACTAAACTATAATTAAATAATTTCTTCATTATTTAAGTGATGGATTAACTCAAATAGCCACCCACTTAATTAatcttttaaactaaaaatagccggcgGATGTATAACATATGTATAGTTCATTTACAATATGTGTATAACTACGTATattaatcaatatataatttatgtatatcagTTAGGAAAAGTAAGCTGTGAATctggccggctatttgtgtaacgaTCTCTTAAATAATACACCTTCTTTTCTTAAATTATCACTTTACCATGATAAATGATTTAGGATAAATATTTGATGCAGGTAAAGTTTTACTATATTCAAGACTCGAACGTAAAACCGCTTATTATGATGAAATATTTTTCGCAAGTCCGACTCAGCACAGAATGCAGTTTAAAGAGTATGACATCAATTAAGAAGACACCATCGAAGAATATCGCGTTTTACTATAGATTTTGCctcaaatattttaaataatatttaaaaattattttaaataagtaTTAATTTATCAACTTGAAACATTTTTCAacttcaaaatattttgaagtTTGAAACATAAGCTTTTGGATTAATTTCATCAACTTTTTGAAATTAAAAAACACTAGATTAGTTTTATTCTTAAAATTATATTTCCTAAAAAAGCAGTAGTAATAAATTGCTTACAACTTTTCTCATATCAAAGTTTAGGAAAATTAAATCTTGAAATGGAAGTCATCATTTATATGAGGAGTAATTTTCAATCAGTTTTACTTTGACTTCACTATTTGACCAAACAGAAAGCAAAACCAAAGAGAAGAAAATAGAGACGCTGCGAAGTAGAACCCTATATTCTTCTGCAAACAAGCTCAGTTCTTCTGTGGTTGAGTGTATGCTCTCTTTCCACTACTTCGTCGTCTTCTTTTTTTCCAATTTTCCTTTCGAGAAACGAACCCGATCCGGAGGTTTTTTGAGCTGGGTGCGGGTCGGGGAGTTTCTATTTGTTATTGCGCGTCTTCTTTATGCAATTACATTGAACAGATTCGACTTTGGTTTTGAGGTTATAATTTGTTGTTATTGCTTTATACTTGAGTAATGCTATTTTTTTTTTCAGGCTGCAATTGGGACAAATGGGAACAGAAGGTGAACAATTGACGGAGCAGGAAACTGCCATTTATGATCGTCAAATTAGGGTTTGGGGTGTTGATGCTCAGAGAAGGTAAATATCAATATGACGCGTCACGAACAGATAGCTGTTTAGCATGTACATCCACTTActgattaaaaaagaaaaaaatatacatCGACTTAAACACATAAATTTGTATACCAGCTTTTTATTtggaaataaagaaaataagtaGTAGAACATCTCTATTTATTCGATTTGGATTTCAATCTGTATTATTTGTTGtttgcttcaggctcagcaaatCTCATGTATTTGTTAGTGGACTGAAAGGAACTAGTGTTGAGGTAGCTTTTCTACTTTTTGAACTCTTTTTATTGTTAATATATTTTTACTATGGCACAGTGTTTTTCGCAGCAACACTCAACAGAACATATTAATCACTAATTATAGTATTGTCTCTTTGAATTGGGCTATTACATGATAATTCACCAAGCTCATAAATATTACACGTCATGATTATTGGCCCCTTGATATGTTCCTATCGAACATCTGGAGTACCAGTTGCTAAAATTAATTTTGAGTAGCTTCTTGTACTTGTTCTAACTTATTTGTTTGTCTATGTTTTGTTTAATTATTTACCTTTCTTTTCCCAGTTCTGCAAGAATATTGTTTTAGCTGGAGTAGGTAGTTTGACGCTGAATGATGATCGCTTGGTAACAGAAGAACTATTATTAGCTAATTTCTTAATTCCTCCTGATGAAAATGCTTTCCGTGGGAAGTCCGTTGCTGAGCTTTGCTGTGATTCATTGAAGGATTTCAACCCTATGGTTTCTGTTGCTGTAGagaaaggtttttttttttttttggatgaaCTATTAGTTTGCTAGTTTCTGTTGCTGTAGagaaaggtttttttttttttggatgaaCTATTAGTTTGCTTCTTTCCTCTATCTCATGCAAAATTTTGCATTTTCATTGTTGTTGCTTTATCTGGACATTGCTTCTTATGTCATGCTTGCCTCATCGAATGGAGTCTCAAGTTGAATGCAGGATGAAAGGAACATAGTAAGGTGGGGATTTAAAACGGAAACAAGAAATTATAAATGACTAAGCACAGCATCACAGTTTCACTAGCATCATCTGTCAAAAAGAATGCGGAGGATACTTTGATAAGTATACTCAGTTTCAAGGGAAAAGCTTAGGATGTCTCACAAAAAAAGAATTGGTTTCTTCTTAAAGTTGTTACTTATTTTGCAGAATAAGCATTTGCATTTCTTGATTCGCTGCCGTGGTGCATCAGGAAATTTCCGTGTCACGTGGTGTTGTAAACTTAGGCTCTAGAATCTTTTGACAAACGGCCATAATCACCTGAATCTAAATCAGCTCAATGTCAGCCACAGAAAACTCTCACTTTCTCCCAATTTTGCCTCAGCTGTCTGGTTATTCATCTAATTGCTTACATTATAATAGTGATTTTCCTTTAAGCTGACCACTGAATGAGGCTGTAATACACACGTGCATTTTAAGCTGTTAGATAACTCATTCAATAATTGCAAATCCTATAATACAGCAAGCttgttattatgttattttttagCTTGACTTCCTGATGTGCTTGTTTTTGACATTTCGTTATGTGTTAAGTAACTTTGTCTATTTAATGTCAAAATCAATTTTTCTGTTTCAAAGCTGTTGGAAATTTCTCATGTGACTTTTATACTATATTTTTCAGGCGCTCTCTTCAATTTTGACGCTGATTTCTTTCAgaagtttgatgttgttgttgttagctGTTGCTCCCTTTTGACGAAAGTAAAATTATCCTTCCATTATATGCTGTTTTAACTAATCTTTAATAAAATTATCAGATTCCTTCCTAACTGGTACCTTTCGGGAAATACTGACAATAGTTGTTTTGATTATGTTTCCTTTTGCAGAAATCAGTAAATGCTAAGTGTCACAAGTTGCCAAAGCGTGTTGCATTTTACAGTGTAGAATGCCGAGACTCCTGTGGTGAGATATTTGTTGACTTGCAGAATTACAGCTATTGTAAGGTTATAACCAACTCATTTCTTTGTTTATTTCTCTTTGTTCTGCTGGATTATATCCTTTTCTCTCTTAAATGTAATCTTCCCCCCTAAATGATTAAGGTAGAGTCACTGATCTTTTTTCCCTCTATGTCCACTTGGTCTATGTCTTTTTCATATTAAAAGAAAGTGGACCTCAAGGCCTTCAGTAAATTCTCTGTTACTTTTGCAGAAAAAAAATGAAGAGACGATGGAATGCACATTGCAGTATCCAAGTTTTGAGGTATAACTTCATTGAAGCATAAACTAATAATATTTGTTTTTATTTAGCCATAATAGTATTTTGCTAACTTGTTCCACTGTTAAAGTTATATATATCTTTCTAtttatgataaatatttttaggttaAATAAATTTTGAAGTCTTTAGTCAGCAAAAGCATAGTCCAATTGAAAGTCAAAACTGAAACAAATTCTCATTGAGGTCAATCGTAGAAATTTTTTCGACTCAAGTTTATAACATCTATGTGTCTAGCAGAAAATATATCATGACTATCAAAGATTGGAGACATTATAGTAGTTTCAACAAACAAATGATATTTTATTTCGTATCACAAGCTTATAGCATGCACGTTTCACCTTCTGAAGATAGAGCCTGATGTTTGTGTTTTCATTTCTTAAATCACTTTTTACCTTGTCTCAATGCATTTATAAGTACTTGATGGTCAGCTTAAATTTGTATGTGGTATTTGTGTAGCTTGTAAAAGTATATGGCAGCTTTTAATTGTAGACGATTTGCCTAAGTGATTGTCCATATTGTGCAAGTCTATGATTCAGACTAACTAGAATACAAAGCACAGAGATGATCTCCCTACATACCACATCCTTCTGAATGTGTTGTCAATGCCATTGaggaatcatcaaaacttgcTTCCTGTGGTTTCTTTTGCACCTGTCTCCCGTCATTGCCTTTTTCTGTACTAGCCATTCCCAGACATCGATTACAGCTTTGGCAATTTGTTTATTACCAGTCTCAGCACGGATATAGTTCACATTTCCAGTTCTAGTTTAAATTCAGACACATTTGGTTGCATCTAGATTTGAAATTCTTTGGGTATTAATCTTCCTAACAATAAACAAGGACAGAAATGCAGTAACTTTTTGAATAAAATTTACATGCAATTCTGAAGTCATAATATTGTCGAAAGGTACTGACAAATACCTAAATTACCTTACACTATAATATTTTCTACACAATGAAGAATCCTTTTCGAACCCCGTTAACAACAAAATGTGCACTAAAGAATCCCTTTCATATCCCGTTAACAAAAATATCGAATGAAAAGCTTGACTTCATCATTACTCGTTTTTTAAGTCCATAGGGTTTCCTTATTTCCTATGTTGCTGAGTATTGCCACAATTGCCCTAAGATTAATATTTGCAGGAAGCCATTGCAGTCCCCTGGAGATCTCTACCCAAGAGGATGTCAAAGCTATACTTTGCAATGAGAGGTAATTGTATTGCTCTGTTTCTTGTAAATTCTTATGCAGCTATTGTGATGGGTTGTCTAATACAGCGACTTCTTATCTGAGATTTGCTAAATGTCACTTGGTATTCAGCATTCCATAAAGGAGAGTTATCTGAGTCAGAACTATGATGATTTGCTTAATTTCTGAAAACTTTTGCTTGTCCATAGATCAGAAATACAGAAAGTAAGGACCAATCATATACATCTGAGAAGTGGGCCTATAGGAAATGTTAATCTCCAGCATGCAGTAATGTTAGCATAATCGTGTCCCCCCTCCCTTACTCCCGCCTCTGGGAAATACATATAGAAAACGTTTTTCTCCAGCAGGCAGTATTCTCATCCAGGACTTGTCAGAAAAGAGGACTTGCACGTGCTATTCAAATACTATGTTGTTAATTATAATTGACAAGCATGAATATTTTTGAGAAACTTGACTGGGTACTGTCCGAAATTTATGACTTTGTGTACTTGACTTCTTTCTCGCCGTATACTATTTATGCTTTTTCTAAAATGTCTTTTAGTTGTAGTGAATGTTGTTGACTAATAGCAGTTGCCGGTCATAATCCAAA
Encoded proteins:
- the LOC104116247 gene encoding SUMO-activating enzyme subunit 1B-1-like — translated: MGTEGEQLTEQETAIYDRQIRVWGVDAQRRLSKSHVFVSGLKGTSVEFCKNIVLAGVGSLTLNDDRLVTEELLLANFLIPPDENAFRGKSVAELCCDSLKDFNPMVSVAVEKGALFNFDADFFQKFDVVVVSCCSLLTKKSVNAKCHKLPKRVAFYSVECRDSCGEIFVDLQNYSYCKKKNEETMECTLQYPSFEEAIAVPWRSLPKRMSKLYFAMRVIERFEELEGRNPGETSADDLQNVQKLRKELCEAHCLNESQIPDSLLQRLIASRSEFPPVCAIMGGILGQEVIKAISGKGDPLKNFFFFDAMDGKGIIEDISNVNS